Proteins from one Brevibacillus humidisoli genomic window:
- a CDS encoding serine/threonine protein kinase has product MSSNRLIPRLPDQFSGKWHHKSYTILKELGRGANGAVYLALCSSRKVAVKVGADPFDLLIEVNMLKSVDQDQSLRIGPRLYEVDDLLIAGRSYSFYAMEYVEGERLDDYVDRIGRDWVVVLLIQVLTRLEVLHQQGWVFGDVKPDNILVGRADKQVHLIDFGGVSQIGRAVRQFTEDYDRAVWQAGDRRAEPSYDLFAVALMMIRLSIGRDSWHTIRNQVRHLPVLYDIIRGNKELYLFREPILKALNGNFASAEEMKRELVGILCHRSSGTPPRQRGSAAEFWIGGLFVASLLLLASSLYYLWM; this is encoded by the coding sequence ATGTCTTCTAACCGGCTAATCCCTCGTCTGCCTGATCAGTTTAGCGGGAAGTGGCATCACAAGAGCTATACCATTCTTAAAGAACTGGGCCGAGGTGCCAACGGGGCGGTTTACCTTGCCTTATGCAGCAGCAGGAAAGTGGCGGTCAAGGTTGGTGCTGATCCATTTGATCTGCTGATCGAAGTGAACATGCTGAAAAGTGTTGATCAGGACCAGTCACTGCGGATAGGTCCGCGACTCTATGAGGTTGATGATCTGCTGATCGCCGGACGATCCTACTCGTTTTACGCTATGGAGTACGTAGAAGGGGAGCGGTTGGACGATTACGTCGACCGTATCGGACGAGACTGGGTCGTTGTGCTGCTGATTCAGGTTCTGACTCGCTTGGAGGTGCTGCATCAGCAGGGATGGGTGTTTGGCGATGTAAAGCCGGACAATATCTTGGTCGGACGAGCCGACAAACAGGTTCACCTGATTGATTTCGGCGGTGTCAGCCAGATCGGCCGTGCCGTTCGTCAGTTTACCGAAGATTATGACCGCGCTGTCTGGCAGGCAGGAGACCGTCGAGCCGAACCGTCCTATGATCTGTTTGCTGTCGCCTTGATGATGATCCGTCTGTCGATTGGCCGGGACAGTTGGCACACCATACGCAACCAAGTGCGCCATCTGCCGGTTCTTTATGATATAATACGTGGCAATAAGGAGTTGTACTTGTTTCGTGAACCTATTCTGAAAGCACTTAACGGAAATTTTGCCTCAGCGGAAGAGATGAAGCGGGAACTGGTTGGCATCCTGTGTCATCGGTCTAGCGGAACGCCACCGAGACAGCGCGGCAGTGCGGCTGAATTCTGGATTGGCGGTCTGTTTGTCGCGTCACTGCTGCTGTTGGCCAGCTCCTTGTACTATCTGTGGATGTGA
- a CDS encoding threonine/serine exporter family protein: MLIGLSNELVMETCLLAGEIMLKSGAETYRVEDTMQLLAGSVGMESVHSFVTPTSIIFSYRAGDEDHTRMIRIPNRTIDLNKVTLVNEVSRQLVSGQISLQEAYSKLLEIDLKKTLYPPLLLHLAAGLASGSFAVLIGGNLFDFLLTIVSGFLVNLTVSYVQQILQVKLFAEFVAAFVGGIVVLQAAWFFPVLHLDLMLIGTMIPLFPGIAVTNSLRDLMAGDLVAGVSRGVEAVLTALSVAVAAAIVLSFVG; the protein is encoded by the coding sequence GTGCTGATTGGCTTGTCCAATGAGCTGGTGATGGAGACCTGCCTGCTGGCTGGTGAAATCATGCTGAAAAGCGGTGCAGAGACATATCGGGTGGAAGACACGATGCAGCTCCTCGCTGGCTCGGTCGGCATGGAGAGTGTGCACAGTTTTGTCACTCCAACCAGCATCATTTTTTCCTATCGGGCGGGCGATGAAGATCATACCCGTATGATTCGCATTCCCAACCGGACCATTGACCTGAATAAAGTGACGTTGGTAAACGAAGTATCTCGTCAGCTGGTCTCCGGTCAGATCAGCTTGCAGGAGGCCTATTCCAAACTGTTGGAGATCGACCTGAAAAAAACGCTGTATCCGCCGCTGCTGCTGCACCTGGCGGCTGGCTTGGCCAGCGGCTCTTTTGCCGTTTTGATTGGCGGCAATCTGTTTGATTTCCTGCTGACGATCGTATCTGGATTTCTGGTAAATCTGACAGTCTCTTATGTTCAGCAGATTTTACAGGTTAAGCTGTTCGCCGAGTTCGTCGCCGCTTTTGTGGGGGGCATTGTCGTGCTGCAGGCTGCCTGGTTTTTTCCTGTCCTCCACCTGGACTTGATGCTGATCGGTACGATGATCCCGCTGTTCCCGGGGATTGCCGTGACCAACTCGCTGCGTGATTTGATGGCGGGCGATCTGGTCGCCGGGGTCTCACGGGGCGTAGAGGCCGTTTTGACCGCACTTTCGGTAGCGGTGGCTGCGGCGATTGTACTTTCTTTCGTGGGGTGA
- a CDS encoding threonine/serine exporter family protein, with amino-acid sequence MFWLGGLSLSLLSAVSFGILSNVPLRTLPAVGLVGMSGWAIYRLATLEGLAASFATFLGSTFISLASQTLSVRLRVPATNFSVAGIIVLVPGSTAYKSMLAFINGDYLGGVTLGAQTSLLGGAIAAGLILGLSLFRLWKGFVSRYARNARTRAKTD; translated from the coding sequence ATGTTCTGGTTGGGGGGACTTTCGTTAAGCTTGTTGTCAGCGGTCTCGTTTGGGATTTTGTCCAATGTACCGCTGCGGACACTGCCGGCAGTTGGCCTGGTGGGGATGTCTGGATGGGCGATCTATCGACTGGCCACACTAGAGGGGCTGGCGGCCAGTTTCGCCACTTTTCTGGGATCGACGTTTATATCGTTAGCCAGCCAGACCCTCTCCGTGCGTCTGCGCGTGCCGGCGACCAACTTCAGTGTCGCCGGCATCATCGTACTGGTTCCGGGTTCAACCGCCTACAAATCAATGCTCGCCTTTATCAATGGCGACTACCTTGGCGGGGTTACCTTGGGAGCACAAACCTCCCTTTTGGGAGGGGCGATAGCCGCCGGTCTTATCTTGGGTCTGTCGCTATTCAGGCTGTGGAAAGGATTTGTGTCCCGTTATGCTCGCAATGCTCGCACGCGTGCGAAAACAGATTGA
- the tilS gene encoding tRNA lysidine(34) synthetase TilS, with the protein MLAMLARVRKQIDAEGLLAPGDRIVVGVSGGVDSTALLHVLWSLNREYAYGWTLHAVHLNHGFRGEEARQDADYVKQVCDQLQITCHLFAENVSLYMKEHGIGAQEAGRERRYDLYRQVARQVGAAKVAVGHHADDQVETILFRMLRGTGLHGLSGMPARRWLIPGEVEIVRPLLVAYRDDLEAYCQQVGLSPRLDQSNLSRKYKRNKLRLDVLPHLAEINPRYREHLLQLASLAEADDAFLNRLSDDQLEQVITARETSQIVIDGKKFRSCDLALQRRMIPLILSYLSTLTDWSSQHVEAVLRVICGDHPSAVVHLPDDLVVKRVYQYIHFVRERRTEPTEVNYCYELAVPGRIWIEECRAYLAAEWRTEAPDWERLTAFDAVFDADLVAGSRLLVRNRRRGDRIALLGVSGTKKLKNLLIDYKVPRAWRDRLPLVVADDRIIWVPGVRRSRHGLVGEQTTQYIWLHTEFAEEWQEVFLE; encoded by the coding sequence ATGCTCGCAATGCTCGCACGCGTGCGAAAACAGATTGATGCGGAGGGGCTGCTGGCCCCAGGTGACAGAATCGTGGTTGGTGTATCGGGAGGAGTCGATTCAACCGCGCTGCTGCATGTGCTGTGGTCGTTAAATCGCGAGTACGCCTACGGCTGGACACTGCATGCGGTCCATCTCAATCACGGTTTTCGAGGGGAAGAGGCGAGACAGGATGCCGACTACGTCAAACAGGTGTGTGACCAGTTGCAGATAACCTGCCACTTGTTTGCGGAAAACGTCTCCTTATATATGAAAGAACACGGTATCGGGGCACAGGAAGCTGGTCGCGAGCGTCGTTATGACCTGTATCGACAGGTAGCTCGACAGGTAGGGGCAGCAAAAGTGGCGGTTGGTCACCATGCCGACGATCAGGTGGAGACCATTCTTTTCCGGATGCTGCGCGGCACTGGGCTGCACGGTCTGTCCGGCATGCCTGCCCGTCGTTGGCTCATTCCCGGCGAGGTAGAGATCGTGCGTCCGCTGCTCGTCGCCTATCGTGACGATTTGGAAGCCTATTGTCAGCAGGTAGGATTAAGCCCTCGTCTCGATCAGAGCAACTTGTCCCGCAAGTACAAGCGCAACAAGCTAAGACTTGATGTACTGCCTCACTTGGCCGAGATCAACCCCCGATATCGCGAGCATCTGCTGCAGCTGGCTTCGTTGGCAGAGGCTGACGACGCCTTTTTGAACCGGTTAAGTGATGATCAGTTGGAGCAGGTCATCACAGCTCGCGAGACCAGCCAAATCGTCATCGACGGGAAGAAGTTTCGATCTTGTGACCTTGCTTTACAAAGGAGAATGATTCCTCTAATATTAAGTTATCTGTCTACCTTGACAGATTGGTCTTCGCAGCATGTGGAGGCCGTTTTGCGTGTCATTTGTGGTGATCACCCGTCTGCCGTTGTACATCTGCCTGATGATCTCGTGGTAAAGCGGGTATATCAATACATACACTTTGTAAGAGAGCGTCGAACAGAGCCAACAGAAGTGAACTATTGCTATGAGTTGGCTGTTCCAGGGAGAATCTGGATTGAAGAGTGCAGGGCATATCTTGCTGCCGAATGGCGGACAGAGGCTCCTGATTGGGAGAGATTGACTGCTTTTGATGCTGTGTTTGACGCTGATTTGGTAGCTGGCAGCAGGCTGTTGGTGCGGAATCGCCGGAGGGGGGATCGCATCGCTCTGCTTGGTGTGTCCGGGACCAAGAAGCTGAAGAATCTGCTGATTGACTACAAGGTACCCAGAGCTTGGCGTGACCGTCTGCCGCTGGTAGTGGCAGATGATCGCATCATCTGGGTGCCGGGCGTTCGTCGTTCGCGGCACGGTTTGGTCGGTGAGCAGACCACGCAATACATATGGTTACACACGGAGTTCGCTGAAGAGTGGCAGGAGGTTTTTTTGGAATGA
- the hpt gene encoding hypoxanthine phosphoribosyltransferase — MMNDIKEILITEAEIAEKVKELGDTLGAEYRDKNPLVICVLKGAVLFMADLVRQMNIPCEMDFMAVSSYGTSTVSSGVVRILKDLDTSVQDRHVLIVEDIMDSGLTLSRLVELLQHRQAASVKVVTLLNKPERRKVEIKPDYSGFTIPDEFVVGYGLDYSEKYRNLPFIGVLKPEVYAG; from the coding sequence ATGATGAATGACATCAAGGAGATTTTAATAACGGAAGCGGAAATCGCAGAAAAGGTAAAGGAACTGGGTGATACCCTAGGCGCGGAATATCGGGACAAAAACCCGCTGGTGATCTGTGTATTAAAGGGTGCCGTCCTGTTTATGGCCGATCTGGTGCGTCAGATGAACATTCCTTGCGAGATGGACTTCATGGCTGTATCCAGCTATGGCACGAGTACGGTCTCTTCCGGTGTGGTGCGCATCCTCAAGGATCTGGACACATCGGTACAGGATCGTCATGTGCTGATCGTGGAAGATATTATGGACAGCGGTTTGACCCTTAGCCGGCTGGTGGAACTGCTCCAGCACCGGCAGGCCGCATCTGTCAAAGTGGTTACGTTGCTGAACAAGCCGGAGAGACGCAAAGTGGAGATCAAGCCTGACTACAGCGGGTTTACCATTCCAGATGAGTTTGTTGTCGGGTATGGCCTTGACTACTCCGAAAAGTATCGCAATCTGCCCTTCATCGGCGTGCTCAAACCGGAAGTCTATGCCGGTTAG
- the ftsH gene encoding ATP-dependent zinc metalloprotease FtsH, which translates to MNRFFRNTGFYLLIFLVTVGIVNFVLSGTDKVSQLTYQEFRTELLKDNVLEITLQPDGGTYRVEGTLKQAPPDREKTFVTHVFLYDSDIIQLINQKIDNQIIEDVVIERQEGNNIWLTFLTSIIPIVIIFILFFFLFNQAQGGGNRVMNFGKSRAKLYNDEKKRVTFEDVAGADEEKAELVEVVEFLKDPRKFAAVGARIPKGVLLVGPPGTGKTLLARAVAGEAGVPFFSISGSDFVEMFVGVGASRVRDLFENAKKNAPCIIFIDEIDAVGRQRGAGLGGGHDEREQTLNQLLVEMDGFGANEGIIIVAATNRPDILDPALLRPGRFDRQITVDRPDIKGREAVLKVHARNKPLGDDIDVDIIARRTPGFTGADLENLLNEAALLTARKNKKQINMEDIDEAIDRVIAGPAKKSRVVSDDEKRLVAYHEAGHTIIGYHLKRADMVHKVTIIPRGQAGGYTVMLPKEDRYFATKSDLLDKITGLLGGRVAEELVLGDISTGAHNDFQRATAIARSMITEYGMSQLGPMQFGRSQGQVFLGRDIGHERNYSEQIAYEIDQEMQRIINEQYERCKELLIKYRDQLELIAQTLLKVETLDAEQIKQLIETGKLEKLPAEKSDVVVHIQSKNETPEQANDSEQEEEDK; encoded by the coding sequence ATGAATCGGTTTTTTCGCAATACCGGGTTCTATCTACTTATATTTCTCGTCACGGTTGGGATCGTTAACTTCGTCCTCTCCGGGACAGACAAAGTATCACAGCTGACGTATCAAGAATTTCGCACCGAGCTGTTAAAAGACAACGTACTCGAGATCACGCTTCAACCAGACGGGGGTACATATCGCGTTGAGGGAACACTGAAGCAGGCTCCTCCTGATCGGGAGAAAACCTTTGTCACCCATGTTTTCCTCTACGATTCCGATATTATACAGTTGATCAATCAAAAGATCGACAACCAGATCATCGAAGACGTCGTCATCGAGCGGCAAGAAGGAAACAACATTTGGCTAACCTTCCTTACCTCGATCATTCCCATCGTGATCATCTTCATCCTGTTCTTCTTCCTGTTCAATCAGGCGCAGGGTGGCGGAAACCGGGTAATGAACTTTGGTAAAAGCCGCGCCAAGCTGTATAATGATGAGAAAAAGCGTGTTACGTTCGAAGATGTGGCGGGTGCGGATGAGGAAAAGGCGGAACTGGTGGAAGTGGTCGAGTTCCTCAAAGACCCGCGCAAGTTTGCTGCGGTTGGCGCACGTATCCCAAAAGGTGTTCTTTTGGTAGGACCGCCTGGAACGGGTAAAACGTTGTTGGCCCGTGCTGTAGCTGGGGAAGCGGGTGTGCCGTTCTTCAGCATATCCGGTTCTGACTTCGTGGAGATGTTCGTCGGTGTGGGTGCATCCCGTGTACGTGATTTGTTTGAAAATGCCAAGAAAAACGCACCATGTATCATCTTTATCGATGAGATTGACGCTGTTGGTCGTCAGCGCGGCGCTGGGCTAGGGGGCGGCCACGACGAGAGGGAGCAGACCCTGAACCAACTGCTTGTAGAGATGGACGGTTTTGGGGCTAATGAAGGGATCATTATCGTTGCTGCTACGAACCGACCGGATATTTTGGACCCGGCGCTGCTTCGTCCGGGTCGTTTTGACCGGCAGATCACGGTGGATCGCCCCGATATCAAAGGGCGCGAAGCTGTACTCAAAGTCCATGCGCGCAACAAACCGCTCGGTGATGACATCGACGTGGACATCATCGCCCGCCGTACACCAGGCTTTACCGGTGCCGATCTGGAAAACCTGCTGAACGAAGCGGCGTTGTTAACCGCACGGAAAAACAAGAAACAGATCAACATGGAAGATATCGACGAAGCGATTGACCGTGTCATCGCGGGTCCGGCCAAGAAATCACGCGTGGTCAGTGACGATGAAAAACGGCTGGTCGCTTATCATGAAGCAGGTCATACGATTATCGGGTACCATCTGAAGCGGGCTGACATGGTCCACAAGGTAACGATCATTCCACGCGGCCAGGCAGGCGGTTACACCGTGATGCTGCCGAAGGAAGACCGCTATTTTGCGACCAAGTCCGACCTGCTCGACAAGATTACCGGGCTGTTGGGCGGCCGCGTCGCGGAAGAACTGGTGCTGGGCGACATCAGTACCGGCGCTCACAATGACTTTCAGCGTGCCACGGCGATTGCCCGCAGCATGATTACCGAATACGGTATGAGCCAATTGGGGCCGATGCAGTTTGGTCGTTCACAGGGCCAGGTCTTTTTGGGGCGCGATATCGGACATGAGCGCAATTACTCTGAACAGATCGCCTACGAAATCGACCAAGAGATGCAGCGGATCATCAATGAGCAGTACGAGCGCTGCAAAGAGCTGCTGATCAAGTACCGCGATCAGTTGGAATTGATCGCACAAACCTTACTCAAGGTGGAGACGCTCGACGCCGAGCAGATCAAGCAGTTGATTGAAACAGGCAAACTGGAGAAACTGCCGGCCGAGAAGTCCGATGTCGTCGTGCACATCCAGTCAAAGAATGAAACGCCAGAGCAGGCAAACGATTCAGAGCAGGAAGAAGAAGACAAGTAG
- a CDS encoding HAD family hydrolase, translating to MSTRDVRLVAFDMDGTLLNEASEMTQATREACQQLQAEGCRLVIASGRTYKSAQSPIDGFLFDGYVCSNGAAIYEQDGRLVTCTTLDPLMIVRAVVKIRERPIYYELHDIGSNRLMVKEDRDRVESLLDSADLTTREHLLRHFSFYKLTQAVEMDDLFDRITRGQSQITKLFIWHSQPTELAWVREQLQPFEGEATITSSGIYNVEVIPAGVSKWKGLQYFLEKWQISAEQAAAFGDADNDREILSQVGHSVAMGNAPDDLKAICRYVAGHHDEDGVAGFIRKNLLGTT from the coding sequence ATGAGTACACGTGATGTTAGGCTGGTTGCATTTGACATGGACGGCACGCTGCTCAATGAAGCATCAGAGATGACCCAGGCGACCAGAGAAGCATGCCAGCAGCTGCAGGCGGAAGGCTGTCGGTTGGTCATCGCCAGCGGGCGTACCTATAAGTCGGCCCAGTCACCAATCGACGGCTTTTTGTTTGACGGGTATGTTTGCAGCAACGGGGCTGCTATCTACGAACAGGACGGCAGGTTGGTGACCTGTACGACGCTTGATCCGCTTATGATTGTCCGTGCTGTGGTGAAGATCAGAGAGAGGCCGATCTACTACGAACTGCACGATATCGGGAGCAACCGCTTGATGGTTAAAGAAGACCGGGATCGAGTGGAGTCGCTGTTGGATTCAGCGGATCTGACGACTCGGGAGCATCTTCTGCGCCACTTTTCTTTTTACAAACTGACGCAAGCGGTAGAGATGGACGATCTTTTTGACAGGATTACTCGTGGGCAGAGTCAGATTACCAAACTGTTTATCTGGCACAGCCAGCCGACGGAACTGGCGTGGGTACGCGAACAACTGCAGCCATTTGAAGGAGAAGCAACCATTACGTCTTCAGGCATTTACAATGTGGAAGTGATACCAGCTGGTGTGAGCAAGTGGAAGGGACTGCAGTACTTCCTGGAGAAATGGCAGATCTCGGCGGAGCAGGCAGCGGCATTTGGCGATGCTGACAACGATCGGGAGATCCTGTCGCAGGTCGGCCACTCGGTCGCGATGGGCAACGCACCTGATGACCTGAAAGCGATCTGTCGCTACGTGGCTGGTCATCACGACGAAGATGGGGTGGCAGGTTTTATCCGTAAAAATCTGCTTGGCACTACCTGA
- the nadA gene encoding quinolinate synthase NadA: MEALALEKKAQRNAELRERLMQLKKERNAIILAHYYQRAEIQEVADYIGDSFGLAQKARETDADVILFCGVHFMGESAKILNPNKTVIIPDERAGCPMADMVNVEGLRKLKAQHPNAKVVAYINTSADVKAETYICCTSSNAKKVIESIDSDEIIWVPDKNLGHYVSQFTDKKMIIWEGYCNTHDQLSVQDVMNLKREHPDALFVAHPECRPEVVALADFVGSTTGILKYCRESSHKKFIIGTEDGTGYMLQQDSPDKTFIFASKYLVCPNMKVNNLKKCVEALEKMSPEIYVPEHVAEAARASLERMLQVSPN, translated from the coding sequence ATGGAAGCGTTGGCGTTAGAAAAGAAAGCACAGCGCAATGCCGAACTGCGTGAGCGATTGATGCAGTTGAAGAAAGAGAGAAACGCCATCATTCTTGCACACTATTACCAACGGGCTGAAATACAGGAAGTGGCTGATTATATAGGAGACTCTTTTGGATTGGCACAGAAAGCACGGGAGACGGATGCGGATGTGATCCTGTTCTGCGGCGTTCACTTCATGGGAGAAAGTGCAAAAATTCTCAATCCCAATAAAACCGTGATTATTCCAGATGAACGGGCCGGCTGTCCGATGGCCGACATGGTTAATGTAGAAGGGCTGCGCAAACTGAAAGCACAGCATCCAAACGCCAAAGTGGTGGCCTATATCAACACATCGGCCGATGTGAAGGCGGAAACATACATCTGCTGTACGTCGTCCAACGCCAAGAAAGTAATCGAATCGATTGACAGCGACGAGATCATCTGGGTGCCGGACAAGAACCTGGGGCACTATGTCTCCCAGTTTACCGACAAGAAAATGATCATCTGGGAAGGGTACTGCAATACGCACGACCAACTCTCGGTACAAGATGTGATGAACCTGAAGCGCGAACATCCGGATGCGCTGTTTGTCGCTCACCCGGAGTGCCGCCCGGAAGTGGTCGCTTTGGCTGATTTTGTCGGATCGACGACCGGAATCCTCAAGTACTGCCGGGAGTCCTCTCACAAGAAGTTTATCATCGGCACAGAGGATGGAACGGGGTATATGCTGCAGCAAGACAGCCCGGATAAAACGTTTATCTTTGCGTCCAAATATCTGGTATGCCCCAACATGAAGGTGAACAACCTCAAAAAATGTGTAGAGGCACTGGAGAAGATGAGTCCGGAGATTTACGTGCCGGAGCATGTAGCAGAAGCGGCACGTGCTTCCCTGGAGCGGATGCTGCAAGTATCACCCAACTAA
- a CDS encoding heavy metal translocating P-type ATPase → MEKQTTLQITGMTCAACALRIEKGLNKLDGVSEASVNLALEKASITYDPAKVDVAQVEQKIQDLGYGTVKEAVELQISGMTCAACANRIEKGLGRLPGVTNATVNFALETARIEYTPGQATVSDMVKKVEQLGYQAAPKSEQTDSIDHRQKEIATQKRKVLISAVLSFPLLWAMVSHFSFTSFIWLPELFMNPWFQLALATPVQFVIGKQFYVGAYKALRNKSANMDVLVALGTSAAYFYSLYLTLQSLNMAHGHQVELYYETSAVLITLIRLGKLFEALAKGRSSEAIKSLMGLQAKTALVVRNDQEIQLPVEEVVAGDIVIVKPGEKVPVDGEVLEGTSTVDESMLTGESIPVEKRAGDQLIGATINKNGVLKMRATKVGRETALAQIIKVVEEAQGSKAPIQRIADTISGIFVPIVVGIAVVTFLIWYFAIEPGSFAGALENAIAVLVIACPCALGLATPTSIMAGSGRAAELGILFKGGEHLESTHKVDAVVLDKTGTVTNGKPELTDLIPADGIDVDQFLSMVGGAERNSEHPLAEAIVNGIRERQNNTEWPAATTFDAIPGYGVRAVLQGKEVLVGTRRLMSKYGVDAAAAYELMDRLEEQGKTAMLVAMDGAYAGLIAVADTIKETSREAVERLRAEGIEVIMITGDNERTAQAIARQAGIEHVLAEVLPEGKAEEVKKLQQTGKKVAMVGDGINDAPALATADIGMAIGTGTDVAMEAADVTLMRGDLNSIADAILMSRKTMTNIRQNLFWALAYNVIGIPVAAAGFLAPWVAGAAMALSSVSVVLNALRLQRAKLG, encoded by the coding sequence ATGGAAAAGCAAACCACGCTCCAGATAACAGGAATGACGTGCGCCGCCTGTGCACTGCGTATAGAGAAAGGATTAAACAAGCTCGATGGCGTTTCAGAGGCCAGTGTGAACTTGGCTCTGGAGAAGGCCTCCATTACGTATGATCCGGCAAAGGTTGATGTGGCTCAGGTGGAACAAAAGATCCAAGACTTGGGTTACGGAACGGTAAAGGAAGCAGTTGAACTGCAAATCAGCGGGATGACGTGCGCCGCCTGCGCCAATCGGATAGAAAAAGGATTGGGCAGGCTGCCTGGCGTGACAAATGCGACTGTGAACTTTGCACTGGAAACGGCTCGCATCGAATACACACCCGGCCAGGCCACTGTCAGCGACATGGTGAAAAAAGTGGAGCAATTGGGGTATCAAGCAGCCCCTAAATCGGAGCAGACTGATTCGATTGACCACCGCCAAAAAGAGATCGCGACCCAGAAGCGAAAGGTGCTCATCTCGGCGGTGCTTTCGTTCCCGCTGCTATGGGCAATGGTGAGCCACTTTTCGTTTACCTCGTTCATCTGGCTGCCTGAGCTGTTCATGAATCCGTGGTTCCAGTTGGCGCTGGCAACACCAGTCCAGTTTGTGATCGGCAAGCAGTTTTACGTGGGCGCCTACAAAGCGCTTCGGAACAAAAGCGCCAACATGGACGTGCTGGTCGCGCTGGGTACCTCTGCTGCGTACTTTTATAGCTTGTATCTCACCTTGCAATCGCTGAACATGGCACATGGCCATCAGGTGGAGCTGTACTATGAGACCAGCGCCGTTTTGATTACGTTGATCCGGCTGGGCAAGCTGTTTGAGGCTCTGGCCAAGGGTCGATCTTCAGAGGCGATCAAGTCGCTGATGGGCCTGCAGGCCAAGACAGCCCTAGTGGTTCGTAATGATCAGGAGATCCAACTGCCGGTTGAAGAGGTTGTCGCAGGTGACATTGTCATCGTGAAGCCGGGCGAAAAGGTGCCGGTTGATGGAGAAGTGCTGGAAGGTACCTCCACCGTAGACGAGTCGATGCTGACAGGTGAAAGCATTCCGGTCGAAAAGCGGGCAGGCGACCAACTGATTGGCGCGACGATCAATAAAAACGGTGTTTTGAAGATGAGAGCAACCAAAGTGGGCAGAGAGACCGCTTTGGCGCAGATCATCAAGGTAGTGGAGGAAGCGCAGGGCTCCAAGGCGCCGATCCAGCGGATTGCCGACACGATCTCCGGCATTTTTGTGCCGATTGTGGTGGGGATCGCCGTCGTGACTTTCCTGATCTGGTACTTTGCCATCGAACCCGGCAGCTTCGCGGGTGCGCTGGAAAACGCCATCGCCGTGCTCGTTATTGCCTGCCCTTGTGCACTCGGCTTGGCGACGCCTACTTCGATAATGGCAGGATCCGGGCGTGCTGCCGAGCTGGGAATTCTGTTCAAGGGCGGTGAACACCTGGAGTCGACGCACAAGGTGGATGCAGTCGTGCTGGACAAAACGGGTACCGTTACCAACGGGAAGCCTGAGCTGACCGATCTCATCCCCGCCGACGGCATCGACGTTGACCAGTTTCTCAGCATGGTTGGGGGGGCGGAGCGTAATTCCGAACATCCATTGGCAGAGGCGATTGTCAATGGGATCAGAGAAAGGCAAAACAACACGGAATGGCCTGCAGCAACTACATTTGATGCAATCCCCGGCTACGGCGTTCGAGCTGTCTTACAAGGAAAAGAGGTGCTGGTGGGAACTCGCAGATTGATGAGCAAGTACGGGGTGGATGCAGCCGCCGCTTACGAGCTGATGGATCGATTGGAGGAACAGGGAAAGACGGCTATGCTGGTTGCGATGGATGGAGCCTATGCCGGATTGATCGCGGTCGCCGACACGATCAAGGAAACCTCGCGAGAAGCAGTGGAGCGGCTGAGGGCAGAAGGCATCGAGGTGATCATGATTACCGGTGATAATGAACGGACCGCCCAAGCAATCGCCCGGCAGGCCGGTATCGAGCACGTCCTGGCCGAAGTGTTGCCGGAGGGGAAAGCGGAGGAAGTGAAGAAGCTGCAGCAAACCGGTAAAAAGGTAGCGATGGTGGGAGACGGTATCAACGATGCGCCAGCTCTCGCTACCGCAGATATCGGGATGGCGATTGGGACTGGTACCGATGTAGCGATGGAGGCGGCCGATGTAACACTGATGCGCGGCGACCTGAACAGCATCGCCGACGCGATTCTCATGAGCCGCAAAACGATGACCAACATCAGGCAAAACCTGTTCTGGGCCTTGGCCTACAACGTGATCGGCATCCCGGTGGCCGCTGCCGGATTTCTCGCTCCCTGGGTGGCGGGAGCGGCGATGGCGCTTAGTTCTGTCTCCGTCGTACTCAACGCACTGCGGCTGCAGCGGGCCAAACTAGGCTGA